In Streptomyces sp. NBC_00306, a single genomic region encodes these proteins:
- a CDS encoding HpcH/HpaI aldolase/citrate lyase family protein, whose translation MTVNRLRPRRSCLAVPGSNPRFLEKAQGLPADQVFLDLEDACAPLAKPDARHTIVKFLNEGDWTGKTRVVRVNDWTTEWTYRDVVTVVEGAGQNLDCIMLPKVQDAQQIVALDLLLTQIEKTMGFEVGKIGIEAQIENAQGLNNVNEIAQASPRTETIIFGPADFMASINMKSLVVGEQPPGYPADAYHYILMKILMAARANNLQAIDGPYLQIKNIEGYKAVAQRAAALGFDGKWVLHPGQVEASNEVFSPSQEDYDHAELILDAYDYYTSEAGGKKGSAMLGDEMIDEASRKMALVISGKGRAAGMTRTSTFEAPEA comes from the coding sequence ATGACTGTCAACCGTCTGAGGCCGCGCCGTTCCTGCCTCGCAGTGCCGGGCAGCAACCCGCGCTTCCTGGAGAAGGCCCAGGGCCTCCCGGCGGACCAGGTCTTCCTGGACCTGGAGGACGCCTGCGCGCCGCTCGCCAAGCCGGACGCCCGGCACACCATCGTGAAGTTCCTCAACGAGGGTGACTGGACGGGCAAGACCAGGGTCGTGCGGGTCAACGACTGGACCACCGAGTGGACCTACCGCGACGTGGTCACCGTCGTCGAGGGCGCCGGGCAGAACCTCGACTGCATCATGCTGCCGAAGGTGCAGGACGCCCAGCAGATCGTGGCGCTGGACCTGCTGCTGACCCAGATCGAGAAGACGATGGGCTTCGAGGTCGGCAAGATCGGCATCGAGGCGCAGATCGAGAACGCGCAGGGTCTGAACAACGTCAACGAGATCGCCCAAGCCTCCCCGCGCACGGAGACCATCATCTTCGGCCCGGCCGACTTCATGGCGTCGATCAACATGAAGTCGCTGGTCGTCGGCGAGCAGCCGCCCGGCTACCCGGCGGACGCCTACCACTACATCCTGATGAAGATCCTGATGGCCGCCCGTGCCAACAACCTCCAGGCGATCGACGGCCCCTACCTCCAGATCAAGAACATCGAGGGCTACAAGGCCGTCGCCCAGCGGGCCGCGGCGCTCGGCTTCGACGGCAAGTGGGTCCTGCACCCGGGTCAGGTCGAGGCGTCCAACGAGGTGTTCTCGCCCTCGCAGGAGGACTACGACCACGCCGAGCTGATCCTGGACGCGTACGACTACTACACGTCCGAGGCCGGCGGCAAGAAGGGCTCGGCGATGCTCGGCGACGAGATGATCGACGAGGCCAGCCGCAAGATGGCCCTGGTCATCTCGGGCAAGGGCCGTGCCGCGGGCATGACCCGTACCTCGACGTTCGAAGCCCCGGAGGCCTGA
- a CDS encoding ABC transporter substrate-binding protein, whose translation MKPKRYMAVLAVLALSAVGCSEKATSGDGGGKDAGGVKTGEGVTAKTITLGVLTDMTGVYASLGKSVTQAQQLWAKQTNAAGGVCGRQIELTVRDHGYDPQKALAGYTELEPKVLGFAQFIGSPFVAAVKQRIDGQDKGLVLPQAWSASLLGSPYVRVVGATYDIETINAIDYLLTQKRIAKGDKIGHVYFEGDYGENALAGSKYAAQQAGLSIVEQKIKPTDNDMSAQVAALKKAGVKAVVISAGPRQAASLVGVAAAGGFNVPVVGNNSAYAPQLLATPAGPALMKDYYVAASTLPIGATDAAPAKLAKEYAAAYPKDGLDNGVVAGYTAMGVYGEVLKKACADKNLTREGIDKALLTLSAYESGFGITHDFSDPAAPSTRQSVIMKPDNKVPGGLKVVRPAAVAKAAESFKSGG comes from the coding sequence ATGAAGCCGAAGAGATACATGGCGGTGCTGGCCGTACTGGCGCTCAGCGCCGTCGGTTGCAGCGAGAAGGCGACGAGCGGTGACGGCGGTGGGAAGGACGCCGGGGGAGTGAAGACCGGTGAAGGTGTCACCGCCAAGACCATCACGCTCGGTGTGCTCACCGACATGACCGGTGTCTACGCCTCACTCGGCAAGAGCGTCACCCAGGCCCAGCAGCTGTGGGCGAAGCAGACCAACGCGGCCGGCGGTGTCTGCGGCCGGCAGATCGAGCTGACCGTGCGCGACCACGGCTACGACCCGCAGAAAGCCCTCGCCGGCTACACCGAGCTCGAACCGAAGGTGCTGGGCTTCGCGCAGTTCATCGGCTCGCCGTTCGTGGCGGCCGTCAAGCAGCGCATCGACGGCCAGGACAAGGGCCTCGTCCTGCCGCAGGCATGGTCGGCCAGTCTGCTCGGCAGCCCGTACGTCCGGGTGGTCGGCGCGACGTACGACATCGAGACGATCAACGCGATCGACTATCTGCTCACCCAGAAGCGCATCGCCAAGGGCGACAAGATCGGTCACGTCTACTTCGAGGGCGACTACGGCGAGAACGCCCTCGCCGGTTCCAAGTACGCGGCCCAGCAGGCGGGCCTCAGCATCGTCGAGCAGAAGATCAAACCGACCGACAACGACATGTCGGCCCAGGTGGCCGCGCTCAAGAAGGCGGGCGTCAAGGCCGTCGTCATCAGCGCCGGACCGCGGCAGGCGGCCTCCCTCGTCGGCGTGGCGGCCGCCGGCGGCTTCAATGTGCCGGTCGTCGGCAACAACTCCGCCTACGCCCCGCAGCTCCTCGCGACCCCGGCGGGGCCCGCGCTGATGAAGGACTACTACGTCGCCGCCTCCACCCTCCCCATCGGCGCCACGGACGCGGCGCCGGCCAAGCTGGCGAAGGAGTACGCGGCCGCCTACCCCAAGGACGGCCTCGACAACGGTGTGGTCGCCGGGTACACGGCCATGGGGGTCTACGGCGAGGTGCTGAAGAAGGCCTGCGCCGACAAGAACCTCACCCGGGAGGGCATCGACAAGGCCCTGCTGACCCTCTCCGCGTACGAGAGCGGCTTCGGCATCACCCACGACTTCTCCGACCCGGCAGCGCCGTCGACCCGGCAGAGCGTCATCATGAAGCCGGACAACAAGGTCCCGGGCGGACTGAAGGTGGTGCGGCCCGCGGCCGTGGCGAAGGCGGCGGAGTCCTTCAAGAGCGGCGGCTAG
- a CDS encoding acyl-CoA dehydrogenase family protein encodes MSRLAQTHGLTDIQQEILSTVRDFVDKEIIPVATELEHRDEYPTQIVEGLKELGLFGLMIPEEYGGLGESLLTYALCVEEIARGWMSVSGIINTHFIVAYMLKQHGTQEQKDTFLPRMALGEVRGAFSMSEPALGSDVSAITSKGVRDGDEYILNGQKMWLTNGGTSNLVAVLCRSDEGHPEGTARHKSMTTFLVEKEPGFGEVRPGLTIPGKIDKMGYKGVDTTELIMDGLRIPANRVLGGTTGRGFYQMMDGVEVGRVNVAARGCGVAQRAFELGVSYAQQRHTFGKPIAQHQGIQFKLAEMATKVEAAHAMMVNAARKKDSGERNDLEAGMAKYLASEYCKEVVEDAFRIHGGYGFSKEYEIERLYREAPMLLIGEGTAEIQKMIIGRRLLEEYRFQG; translated from the coding sequence ATGAGCCGACTCGCCCAGACGCACGGGCTGACCGACATCCAGCAGGAAATCCTGTCGACGGTCCGGGACTTCGTCGACAAGGAGATCATCCCGGTCGCCACCGAGCTGGAGCACCGCGACGAGTACCCGACGCAGATCGTCGAAGGCCTCAAGGAGCTCGGCCTGTTCGGGCTGATGATTCCCGAGGAGTACGGCGGTCTGGGCGAGTCGCTGCTCACGTACGCGCTGTGCGTCGAGGAGATCGCCCGTGGCTGGATGTCCGTCTCGGGCATCATCAACACGCATTTCATCGTGGCGTACATGCTCAAGCAGCACGGCACCCAGGAGCAGAAGGACACCTTCCTGCCCCGGATGGCGCTGGGCGAGGTGCGCGGCGCGTTCTCCATGTCGGAGCCGGCGCTCGGCTCGGACGTGTCGGCCATCACGTCCAAGGGCGTCAGGGACGGCGACGAGTACATCCTCAACGGCCAGAAGATGTGGCTCACGAACGGCGGAACGTCGAATCTGGTGGCCGTTCTGTGCCGGAGTGACGAAGGACACCCGGAGGGCACCGCCCGGCACAAGTCGATGACGACCTTCCTCGTCGAGAAGGAGCCCGGCTTCGGAGAGGTCCGTCCGGGCCTCACCATCCCCGGGAAGATCGACAAGATGGGTTACAAGGGCGTCGACACGACCGAACTCATCATGGACGGACTGCGCATTCCGGCCAATCGGGTACTCGGCGGCACCACCGGCCGAGGGTTTTACCAAATGATGGACGGCGTCGAGGTCGGCCGCGTCAATGTCGCGGCACGTGGCTGCGGTGTCGCGCAACGTGCCTTTGAGCTGGGCGTCTCGTACGCACAGCAGCGCCACACCTTCGGCAAGCCCATCGCCCAGCACCAGGGGATCCAGTTCAAACTGGCCGAGATGGCTACCAAGGTCGAGGCCGCGCATGCGATGATGGTGAATGCGGCACGCAAAAAGGACTCCGGGGAACGAAACGACCTGGAGGCAGGGATGGCGAAGTACCTCGCCTCCGAGTACTGCAAGGAAGTCGTCGAGGACGCCTTCCGGATCCACGGCGGCTACGGCTTCTCCAAGGAGTACGAGATCGAGCGCCTCTACCGCGAGGCTCCGATGCTGTTGATCGGTGAAGGTACCGCCGAAATCCAGAAAATGATCATTGGACGCAGGCTGCTCGAGGAGTACCGGTTCCAGGGATGA
- a CDS encoding MaoC family dehydratase: MQFGRTYEEFEVGAVYKHWPGKTVTEYDDHLFCLLTMNHHPLHMDTNYAEKTTDFGKNVVVGNYIYSLLLGMSVPDVSGKAIANLEIESLKHVAPTFHGDTIYGETTVLDKTPSRSKSDRGIVHVETKGYKQDGTLVCVFRRKVMVPTETYIKERGGEQPGRPELIEPSKKPEK, encoded by the coding sequence ATGCAGTTCGGACGCACCTACGAAGAGTTCGAGGTCGGGGCGGTCTACAAGCACTGGCCCGGGAAGACGGTCACCGAGTACGACGACCACCTCTTCTGTCTGCTGACCATGAACCACCACCCCCTCCACATGGACACGAACTATGCGGAGAAGACGACGGACTTCGGCAAGAACGTCGTCGTCGGCAACTACATCTACTCGCTGCTCCTCGGTATGTCCGTGCCGGACGTCTCCGGCAAGGCCATCGCCAACCTGGAGATCGAGTCGCTGAAGCACGTCGCGCCGACGTTCCACGGCGACACGATCTACGGCGAGACCACCGTGCTCGACAAGACGCCGTCCCGGTCCAAGAGCGACCGCGGCATCGTCCACGTCGAGACGAAGGGGTACAAGCAGGACGGCACGCTGGTCTGCGTGTTCCGCCGCAAGGTGATGGTCCCCACCGAGACGTACATCAAGGAGCGCGGCGGCGAGCAGCCCGGCCGCCCGGAGTTGATCGAGCCCTCCAAGAAGCCGGAGAAGTAG
- a CDS encoding branched-chain amino acid ABC transporter permease, whose product MAFRNPRAYAWILGGLLLLALPFYLDRFWLQAGLFAMAAAIGAIGINLLTGATGQLSMGHAFFLAVGAYGYCVLAGGDEAENGHRLTGLGLPTWLAAILAVLLAGAAGGLFSPIAGRLSGAYLGIATLALIFIGQHVLFNASDLTGGFNGRAVPPLSLFGFTFDDTEVVIAAVPFQSAEKLWYAALVALLACGLFARGVLRGRPGRAMNALRDHRIAAGVMGVPVARYRAAVFVLSSMYAGLAGVLLALVFQRTVPEYFGMILSLEYLAMIVIGGLGTVAGAVVGAAFVSLLPQVLTHYSDSLPLVAAPGTGGVSPGEASRYLYGAAVVAVVLFLPGGLTRPTVSRREKT is encoded by the coding sequence GTGGCGTTCAGGAACCCCCGGGCCTACGCCTGGATCCTGGGCGGTCTCCTCCTCCTCGCCCTGCCCTTCTACCTCGACCGCTTCTGGCTCCAGGCCGGACTGTTCGCGATGGCCGCGGCGATCGGCGCCATCGGCATCAATCTGCTCACCGGCGCGACCGGCCAACTCTCCATGGGCCACGCCTTCTTCCTCGCCGTCGGCGCGTACGGCTACTGCGTCCTCGCGGGCGGCGACGAGGCCGAGAACGGCCACCGTCTCACCGGCCTCGGCCTGCCGACCTGGCTGGCCGCGATCCTCGCCGTCCTGCTCGCCGGCGCGGCGGGCGGCCTGTTCAGCCCCATCGCCGGCCGGCTGAGCGGGGCGTATCTCGGTATCGCCACCCTCGCCCTGATCTTCATCGGCCAGCATGTGCTGTTCAACGCGAGTGATCTGACAGGGGGGTTCAACGGCCGCGCCGTCCCGCCGCTGTCCCTGTTCGGCTTCACCTTCGACGACACGGAGGTCGTGATCGCCGCCGTGCCGTTCCAGTCGGCGGAGAAGCTCTGGTACGCGGCCCTGGTCGCGCTCCTCGCCTGCGGGCTGTTCGCCCGCGGTGTGCTGCGTGGCCGCCCCGGGCGCGCCATGAACGCCCTGCGCGACCACCGCATAGCGGCGGGCGTGATGGGAGTTCCGGTCGCCCGCTACCGGGCCGCCGTCTTCGTCCTCTCGTCGATGTACGCGGGTCTCGCGGGTGTTCTGCTCGCGCTGGTCTTCCAGCGCACGGTCCCCGAGTACTTCGGCATGATCCTCTCGCTCGAATACCTCGCCATGATCGTGATCGGCGGTCTCGGCACGGTCGCGGGCGCGGTCGTCGGCGCGGCGTTCGTGTCCCTGCTGCCCCAAGTGCTCACCCACTACAGCGACAGCCTCCCGCTGGTCGCCGCCCCGGGCACGGGCGGCGTCTCGCCGGGGGAGGCGTCGCGCTATCTGTACGGCGCCGCGGTGGTCGCGGTGGTGCTGTTCCTGCCCGGCGGACTCACCCGCCCGACAGTGTCCCGACGGGAGAAGACATGA
- the pssA gene encoding CDP-diacylglycerol--serine O-phosphatidyltransferase, with protein sequence MVDPDAQAGWVAEDDAEDDAEEMPLSLRLSIADTLTLGNATCGFMAVYFTTTGILIPHLQGSQETGMARHSAATAVILMLLAAIFDLCDGLVARKLRSSPMGAELDNLSDLISFGLAPAYFVLVYGMVADDAHQRVSAVAAIVVLLAVVLRLARFSCVTLKDGMFQGMPSPFGALTVVSIVLLELPFIPTLLAIIGTAWLMVSRVEYPKPRGVLAVAMLGWIVAAMGLLAAWAFDAPAGQLLLQTGCALQIVLAATIPLFATARRVNTFRDNRRESREARAAQP encoded by the coding sequence GTGGTTGATCCCGACGCACAGGCGGGCTGGGTCGCCGAGGACGACGCCGAGGACGACGCGGAGGAGATGCCTCTCTCTCTGCGGCTGTCAATAGCGGACACCCTCACGCTCGGTAACGCGACGTGTGGATTCATGGCGGTGTACTTCACCACCACCGGCATCCTCATCCCGCATCTCCAGGGCAGCCAGGAGACCGGCATGGCGCGGCACAGTGCCGCCACCGCCGTGATCCTGATGCTGCTCGCCGCGATCTTCGACCTCTGCGACGGGCTCGTGGCGCGCAAGCTGCGCAGCTCGCCGATGGGTGCGGAGCTGGACAACCTCTCCGACCTGATCAGCTTCGGGCTCGCCCCGGCCTACTTCGTACTCGTGTACGGCATGGTCGCGGACGACGCCCACCAGCGGGTCTCGGCGGTGGCCGCGATCGTGGTGCTCCTGGCGGTGGTCCTGCGGCTTGCGAGATTCTCGTGCGTGACCCTGAAGGACGGCATGTTCCAGGGCATGCCGAGCCCCTTCGGCGCGCTCACGGTGGTCTCGATCGTCCTGCTGGAGCTGCCGTTCATCCCGACGCTGCTGGCGATCATCGGTACGGCGTGGCTGATGGTGAGCCGGGTCGAGTACCCGAAGCCGCGGGGCGTCCTGGCGGTGGCGATGCTCGGATGGATCGTGGCCGCGATGGGTCTGCTGGCGGCCTGGGCGTTCGACGCCCCGGCGGGCCAGCTGCTGCTGCAGACCGGCTGCGCGCTGCAGATCGTGCTGGCGGCGACGATCCCGCTGTTCGCAACGGCACGACGGGTGAACACGTTCCGTGACAACCGTCGTGAGAGCCGTGAGGCCAGGGCGGCTCAGCCCTGA
- a CDS encoding phosphatidylserine decarboxylase: protein MPHSQTSAPRDSLRGVRLARGASPWLLPTVATAALSLARSRRSRRAAVVAVPATALAAGMLWFFRDPEREITQGRVISPADGVVQSIMPWKDGRTRVAIFMSPLNVHVNRAPLAGTVTSVEHIPGGFVPAFNKESENNERVVWHFDTELGDIEMVQIAGAVARRIVPYVPQGTKVEQGDRIGLIRFGSRVDIYLPEGVDVAVEVGQTTTAGVTRIDRG from the coding sequence ATGCCCCACAGCCAAACCTCTGCACCTCGCGACAGCCTCCGTGGCGTACGCCTCGCGCGCGGAGCATCGCCGTGGCTTCTGCCGACCGTCGCCACCGCCGCCCTCAGCCTCGCCCGCTCGCGCCGTTCGCGGCGCGCGGCGGTCGTGGCCGTGCCCGCCACCGCGCTCGCGGCGGGCATGCTGTGGTTCTTCCGCGACCCCGAGCGCGAGATCACTCAGGGTCGCGTCATCTCTCCGGCCGACGGTGTGGTGCAGAGCATCATGCCGTGGAAGGACGGGCGCACCCGGGTCGCGATCTTCATGAGCCCGCTGAACGTCCACGTCAACCGCGCGCCCCTCGCGGGCACGGTGACGTCCGTGGAGCACATCCCCGGCGGCTTCGTGCCGGCGTTCAACAAGGAGAGCGAGAACAACGAGCGCGTTGTCTGGCACTTCGACACCGAGCTCGGTGACATCGAGATGGTGCAGATCGCCGGTGCCGTCGCGCGGCGCATCGTTCCTTACGTGCCGCAGGGCACGAAGGTCGAGCAGGGCGACCGTATCGGCCTGATCCGCTTCGGCTCGCGCGTGGACATCTACCTTCCGGAAGGTGTCGATGTCGCTGTCGAGGTCGGTCAGACCACGACCGCGGGGGTGACTCGCATTGACCGTGGTTGA